In the Topomyia yanbarensis strain Yona2022 chromosome 3, ASM3024719v1, whole genome shotgun sequence genome, one interval contains:
- the LOC131690807 gene encoding 3-ketoacyl-CoA thiolase, mitochondrial, giving the protein MSAVTKGVFIVGAKRTAFGTFGGAFKNTNATQLQTVAAKAALTAAGVKPDQVDSVNIGQVLVLSSSDGAFLPRHVSLHCGIPIEKPALGVNRLCGSGFQSIVNGAQDIVLGAAKISLTGGVDNMSQTPYTVRGTRFGIPLGTNPALEDALWVGLSDSFCKLPMALTAENLAEKFKIPREKVDEFALRSQQLWKKANDEGVFKTEITPTKLKVKGKEVDFAVDEHPRPQTTLEGLNKLQALFKKGGAVTAGTASGICDGAAAVVLASEEAIKQHNLTPLARLVAYSTVGVPPEIMGIGPVPAIQNVLKVAGLKIDDIDLFEINEAFGAQAMACVQELGIDMNKFNLNGGAIALGHPLGASGSRITGHLVHELKRKGLKRAVGSACIGGGQGIALLVESV; this is encoded by the exons ATGTCAGCTGTAACAAAAG GTGTCTTCATCGTCGGAGCCAAGCGCACCGCCTTTGGTACGTTCGGCGGAGCGTTCAAGAACACAAATGCCACTCAATTGCAGACTGTCGCAGCAAAGGCTGCCCTGACCGCTGCCGGTGTGAAACCAGATCAGGTCGATTCGGTCAACATTGGTCAGGTGTTGGTGCTGTCGTCCTCGGATGGTGCCTTTCTACCGCGCCACGTGTCTCTGCACTGTGGTATTCCGATTGAGAAACCTGCTCTGGGAGTGAATCGTCTGTGTGGATCGGGCTTCCAGTCGATCGTAAACGGTGCCCAAGATATTGTATTGGGTGCTGCCAAAATATCACTCACCGGTGGGGTAGATAATATGAGCCAAACTCCGTACACTGTGAGAGGGACTCGGTTTGGAATTCCACTAGGTACAAATCCTGCGTTGGAGGATGCTTTGTGG GTCGGATTGAGCGATTCTTTCTGCAAATTGCCAATGGCACTGACGGCAGAAAACCTAgctgaaaaattcaaaattccccGTGAAAAGGTTGACGAGTTTGCTTTACGCTCACAACAGTTGTGGAAGAAAGCCAACGACGAAGGAGTATTCAAGACCGAAATAACTCCTACCAAACTGAAAGTGAAGGGCAAGGAAGTGGACTTCGCTGTTGATGAACATCCTCGACCTCAGACAACTCTGGAAGGACTGAACAAGCTTCAAGCACTATTCAAAAAGGGAGGCGCCGTTACTGCTGGAACGGCTTCG GGAATCTGTGACGGCGCGGCTGCTGTCGTTCTCGCATCAGAGGAAGCAATCAAACAGCACAATCTCACTCCGTTAGCACGATTGGTAGCATACAGTACGGTTGGAGTACCTCCAGAAATTATGGGAATCGGACCCGTGCCAGCTATCCAAAACGTATTGAAAGTAGCTGGACTAAAAATTGATGATATCGACCTGTTCGAAATTAACGAGGCTTTCGGTGCCCAAGCGATGGCATGCGTACAGGAGCTCGGAATCGATATGAACAAGTTTAACCTAAACGGTGGCGCTATAGCTCTTGGTCATCCGCTGGGGGCGTCTGGTTCACGTATTACAGGGCACCTAGTCCATGAGCTGAAGCGTAAAGGCCTGAAGCGAGCAGTTGGATCGGCCTGCATTGGTGGTGGACAGGGAATTGCTTTGTTGGTTGAGTCCGTTTAG